A single genomic interval of Lathyrus oleraceus cultivar Zhongwan6 chromosome 7, CAAS_Psat_ZW6_1.0, whole genome shotgun sequence harbors:
- the LOC127104184 gene encoding pentatricopeptide repeat-containing protein At1g77170, mitochondrial — protein sequence MSRLFFTRRRCFSVATATATATATQPSITNSNDPVTFIATLLSKTTRIQQLNQIYAHILLTRFLESNPASFNWNNIIRSYTRLEAPQNALRIYVSMLRAGVLPDRYTLPIVLKAVCQSFAIELGKQVHSNGIKLGLQCNEYCETGFINLYCKAGDFDSACKVFDENPDPKLGSWNAVIGGLSQGGLAMDAIDVFLNMRRRGFEPDGITMVSVTSACGSVGDLYLALQLHKFVFQAKASEKTDLLMLNSLVDMYGKCGRMDLAFKVFAEMEGRNVSSWTSMIVGYAVHGHVKEALDCFRCMRESGVKPNYVTFVGVLSACVHGGTVQEGRFYFDMMKNVYGITPQLQHFGCMVDLLGRAGLFDDARRMVEEMPMKPNSVVWGCLMGACEKYGNVDMAEWVAEHLQALEPSNEGVYVVLSNIYANKGLWKEVERIRSFMKEGSLAKVPAYSITTKSD from the coding sequence ATGTCCCGGTTGTTCTTCACACGCCGTCGTTGTTTCTCCGTCGCCACCGCCACCGCCACCGCCACCGCCACCCAACCATCTATTACTAACAGTAACGACCCAGTTACATTTATAGCCACGCTATTGTCTAAAACTACTCGTATACAACAATTGAACCAAATATACGCCCACATTCTCCTAACGCGCTTTTTGGAATCCAATCCCGCTTCTTTCAATTGGAACAACATCATCAGGTCTTACACTAGGCTAGAAGCGCCTCAAAACGCGCTTCGTATCTATGTTTCCATGTTGCGGGCCGGGGTTTTACCCGACCGGTATACTCTTCCGATTGTTCTTAAGGCAGTGTGCCAATCTTTTGCAATTGAGCTTGGAAAACAGGTTCATTCGAATGGTATAAAGCTTGGGCTTCAATGCAATGAGTATTGTGAAACTGGGTTTATAAATTTGTATTGTAAAGCTGGTGATTTTGATAGTGCTTGTAAGGTGTTTGATGAAAATCCTGACCCAAAGCTTGGTTCTTGGAATGCTGTAATAGGTGGGTTATCCCAAGGTGGACTTGCCATGGATGCTATCGATGTGTTTCTTAATATGAGGAGGCGTGGATTTGAACCGGATGGGATTACCATGGTTAGCGTTACATCGGCTTGTGGAAGTGTTGGCGATTTGTACTTGGCATTGCAATTGCATAAATTTGTTTTTCAAGCTAAAGCTAGTGAGAAGACTGATCTTTTAATGTTGAATTCGTTGGTTGATATGTATGGAAAGTGTGGGCGGATGGATTTGGCTTTTAAAGTTTTTGCAGAGATGGAGGGACGGAATGTGTCGTCGTGGACATCGATGATTGTGGGTTATGCGGTGCATGGACATGTAAAGGAGGCGCTTGATTGCTTTCGGTGTATGAGGGAGTCAGGTGTGAAGCCTAATTATGTGACTTTTGTTGGAGTGCTTAGTGCTTGTGTGCACGGAGGGACGGTTCAAGAAGGAAGATTTTACTTTGATATGATGAAGAATGTTTATGGCATAACACCCCAACTGCAACATTTTGGATGTATGGTGGATTTGCTAGGTCGGGCGGGATTGTTCGACGATGCGAGGAGAATGGTGGAGGAGATGCCTATGAAGCCGAATTCAGTAGTATGGGGGTGTTTGATGGGTGCATGCGAGAAATATGGGAATGTGGATATGGCAGAGTGGGTAGCGGAGCATTTGCAAGCATTGGAACCTTCGAACGAAGGCGTTTACGTCGTTCTGTCAAATATCTATGCCAATAAAGGGTTATGGAAGGAAGTGGAGAGAATAAGATCCTTCATGAAAGAAGGAAGTCTTGCCAAGGTTCCTGCTTATAGCATCACAACAAAATCAGATTGA
- the LOC127104185 gene encoding uncharacterized protein LOC127104185: MEDQSFGRFRKPKGSNIKQVLKLMLVLVFSGWLLYQIKQTETKNYGGQTKVVAGCGGIKLLGRKGMGRKGIPTRLDERSFHESRIVDSVGEAGGVDHVSDGAIDAGVIMKEIDEVQSYHDENGVPPDSNEDNETKEEENEKHKNVVASAANAGVIMEEIDEVQSFHDENGVPPESNEETISTFSKVNWLKKINVYDITNGEDNDVEMNLEGSMNATQDSK, translated from the coding sequence ATGGAGGATCAATCTTTTGGAAGGTTCCGAAAACCAAAAGGGTCTAACATAAAACAGGTATTGAAGTTGATGTTAGTTTTGGTGTTTTCTGGTTGGTTGCTGTATCAGATCAAGCAGACAGAAACGAAGAATTATGGTGGTCAAACCAAGGTTGTTGCAGGATGTGGTGGAATAAAATTGTTGGGACGAAAAGGGATGGGACGAAAAGGGATACCGACACGATTGGATGAAAGATCTTTTCATGAGTCAAGAATTGTTGATTCTGTTGGAGAAGCTGGTGGAGTGGATCATGTATCTGATGGAGCCATCGATGCTGGTGTAATAATGAAGGAAATAGATGAAGTCCAAAGCTAtcatgatgaaaatggtgttCCGCCCGACAGTAACGAAGACAACGAAACTAAAGAGGAGGAAAACGAGAAGCATAAAAATGTGGTGGCGAGTGCTGCAAATGCTGGCGTAATAATGGAGGAAATAGACGAGGTCCAAAGCTTTCATGATGAAAACGGTGTTCCGCCCGAGAGTAATGAAGAAACGATTTCAACTTTTAGCAAAGTAAATTGGCTTAAAAAGATCAATGTTTATGATATCACAAATGGAGAAGATAATGATGTCGAAATGAACTTGGAAGGATCAATGAATGCTACACAAGACAGCAAATAA